The DNA sequence GGCGTGATGGTGTGCGACGTCGGCTCGGGCGCGGGCCTGCCCGGCATCCCTCTGGCGCTGGTCCGGGAAGACCTGAAGATCACGTTGCTGGAACCCCTGTTGCGACGGACGAACTTCCTGACGGAGGTCGTGGAGCTGCTCGGGCTGGACCACGTGACGGTGGTTCGTGGCCGTGCCGAGGAGGTCATGGGGAAGATGCCGCCGGTGCATGTGGTGACCGCGCGTGCGGTGGCACCGCTGGACCGCCTGGCGACCTGGGGCATTCCGCTGCTGCGGCCATACGGCGAGATGCTCGCCCTCAAGGGCGACACCGCCGAGGAAGAGCTGAAGAGCGCTGCGACCGCCCTGAGCAAGCTCGGCGCCGTGGAGACGTCGATCCTGCATGTCGGTGAGGGCGTCGTGGATCCCCTGTCGACGGTCGTCCGGGTGGAGGTCGGGGAGAGCCCGGGCGGTGTGCGCTTCGCTGCCAAGCGAGCGAAGGCGGCCAGGACGGGACGCGCTCGCCGACGCCGCTGATCCGTCCTGACGACGAGACGTACTCCACACAAGCTGGCAAACCTACCCATGCCGGAGTGTCGCGACAGTTCGGCCTCGGCGGCTGTGCATCGTGTTTCACGTGAAACGTCGCTCACTGCTTCACGGCATCATCAGCCGCAGCCGCGCTGCCGAACCTCGAGACAGAAAGCCCCTCGGCTCTCTCGGAGAAGGTGATTCTGACGACACTCCGTCCCCCCTGGGGGGCACGGAGTTGTCCACAGAGGTGGATTTCTCCACAGAACAACAGGCCTCACTGGTTCACGACCCCGAAGACATGGGAGGCTCTGTTCATTGCGAGCCTGAAGTCGAGGAGAGTGAATCCTTGCGGTCCGACGCCAACATCGCGGGACCGATGACCGATCCGGTCCCCGGTCCCCGTACCGAGTCGATGGGGGAGGATGTTTCACGTGAAACACCGCCCCCGATGGACGACACTCCCATCGGTCGTGCTGCCCAACTGGCAGTGGAAGCTCTAGGCCGCGCCGGCGAGGGCCTCCCACGGCCCGAGCAGACCCGCGTCATGGTGGTCGCCAACCAGAAGGGGGGCGTAGGCAAGACGACGACGACCGTCAACCTTGCCGCGTCGCTGGCTCTGCATGGTGGCCGTGTGCTGGTCATCGATCTCGACCCGCAGGGCAATGCCTCCACCGCCCTGGGGATCGACCATCACGCCGAAGTTCCTTCGATCTATGACGTGTTGGTCGAGAGCAAGCCGCTGTCGGAGGTCGTCCAGCCGGTCCCGGATGTCGAGGGTCTCTTCTGTGCCCCGGCCACGATCGATCTCGCCGGTGCGGAGATCGAGCTGGTCTCCTTGGTGGCACGCGAAAGCCGACTGCAGCGGGCGATCCAGGCTTACGAGCAGCCGCTGGACTACATCCTCATCGACTGCCCACCCTCGCTGGGCCTGTTGACGGTCAACGCGCTGGTCGCTGGGCAGGAGGTCCTGATCCCGATCCAGTGCGAGTACTACGCGCTGGAGGGTCTCGGCCAGCTGCTGCGCAACGTCGACCTGGTGCGGGGGCACCTCAACCCCGCTCTGCACGTCTCGACGATCCTGCTCACCATGTACGACGGCCGGACGCGGCTCGCGTCCCAGGTCGCGGACGAGGTGCGCAGCCACTTCGGCGACGAGGTGCTGCGGACGAGCATTCCCCGCTCGGTCCGTATCTCCGAGGCGCCGAGCTACGGGCAAACCGTGCTGACCTACGATCCAGGATCGAGCGGTGCCTTGTCCTATCTTGAGGCGGCAAGAGAAATCGCGCTGAAGGGCGTTGGCGTCAGTTACGACCCGACGAATGCCCACTTCGGCGCCCAGAACAACCCGAGCATGGCGGAGGGGATCCAGTGAGCGAGCGACGGAGGGGTTTGGGTCGTGGTCTCGGCGCACTGATCCCTGCTGCACCGACGGAGAAGACGGTGCCCCCGGCAGCGATGGGGGGCGCTTCCGCGTCCCCGGCTGCTGTACCGGTGCTGAGCGAGCGTGGCGTGGCCGCGGCCAAGGTGGCCACGCTGCCGCCTGTTTCACATGAAACCGAGGAGCCTTCGCTCAACGGTGCCGTGGAGAACCCCGCGTCTCCCATGGGCGCCCACTTCGCGGAGATCCCCCTCGACGAGATCACGCCGAACCCGCGGCAGCCGCGTGAGGTCTTCGACGAGGACGCACTGCAGGAACTCGTCACCTCCATCCAGGAGGTCGGCCTCCTCCAGCCGATCGTCGTACGGCAGATCGGCCCCGCACGGTACGAGCTCATCATGGGTGAGCGTCGCTGGCGGGCCTGCCGTGAGGCCGGCCTCGAGGCGATCCCGGCGATCGTGCGGGCGACGGACGACGAGAAGCTGCTCCTGGATGCCCTCCTGGAGAACCTGCACCGTGCTCAGCTGAACCCGATCGAAGAAGCGGCCGCCTACGATCAGCTGCTGAAGGACTTCAACTGCACGCACGACCAGCTGGCGGACCGCATCGGCCGTTCCCGCCCGCAGGTCTCCAACACTCTGCGTCTGTTGAAGCTCTCGCCCAAGGTCCAGAACCGGGTGGCGGCCGGTGTGCTCTCCGCCGGCCATGCGCGGGCGCTTCTCTCTGTGGATGACTCCGAGGAGCAGGAGCGGCTGGCCTACCGGGTGGTCGCTGAAGGTCTCTCGGTCCGGTCCGTCGAAGAGATCGTGACTCTGATGGGCTCCCGCCCGCAGAAGGTCCAGCGCTCCAGGGGGCCGCGGGCCGGCTCCGTGCCCTCCCCGGCGCTGTCCGACCTCGCGACCCGGCTCTCGGACCGCTTCGAGACACGGGTGAAGGTCGAACTGGGTCAGAAGAAGGGCAAGATCACTGTCGAGTTCGCCTCGCCGGAGGACCTTGAGCGAATCCTCAACACGTTTGCTCCGGGTGAGAAGCTCGCCCTCCAGAAGAGTCTTCTGGAAGGCGATGCG is a window from the Streptomyces sp. NBC_00299 genome containing:
- the rsmG gene encoding 16S rRNA (guanine(527)-N(7))-methyltransferase RsmG, yielding MTEAAELPPVPEQAREVFGDRYGDAVRYAELLAEAGVQRGLIGPREVPRLWERHLLNCAVLSEVVPEGVMVCDVGSGAGLPGIPLALVREDLKITLLEPLLRRTNFLTEVVELLGLDHVTVVRGRAEEVMGKMPPVHVVTARAVAPLDRLATWGIPLLRPYGEMLALKGDTAEEELKSAATALSKLGAVETSILHVGEGVVDPLSTVVRVEVGESPGGVRFAAKRAKAARTGRARRRR
- a CDS encoding ParA family protein encodes the protein MGGSVHCEPEVEESESLRSDANIAGPMTDPVPGPRTESMGEDVSRETPPPMDDTPIGRAAQLAVEALGRAGEGLPRPEQTRVMVVANQKGGVGKTTTTVNLAASLALHGGRVLVIDLDPQGNASTALGIDHHAEVPSIYDVLVESKPLSEVVQPVPDVEGLFCAPATIDLAGAEIELVSLVARESRLQRAIQAYEQPLDYILIDCPPSLGLLTVNALVAGQEVLIPIQCEYYALEGLGQLLRNVDLVRGHLNPALHVSTILLTMYDGRTRLASQVADEVRSHFGDEVLRTSIPRSVRISEAPSYGQTVLTYDPGSSGALSYLEAAREIALKGVGVSYDPTNAHFGAQNNPSMAEGIQ
- a CDS encoding ParB/RepB/Spo0J family partition protein, whose product is MSERRRGLGRGLGALIPAAPTEKTVPPAAMGGASASPAAVPVLSERGVAAAKVATLPPVSHETEEPSLNGAVENPASPMGAHFAEIPLDEITPNPRQPREVFDEDALQELVTSIQEVGLLQPIVVRQIGPARYELIMGERRWRACREAGLEAIPAIVRATDDEKLLLDALLENLHRAQLNPIEEAAAYDQLLKDFNCTHDQLADRIGRSRPQVSNTLRLLKLSPKVQNRVAAGVLSAGHARALLSVDDSEEQERLAYRVVAEGLSVRSVEEIVTLMGSRPQKVQRSRGPRAGSVPSPALSDLATRLSDRFETRVKVELGQKKGKITVEFASPEDLERILNTFAPGEKLALQKSLLEGDAEEDEV